GAAACTAGAACGAGCGCGCGGCGATCCAACTGCCGCCGATGAACGTGCCCAGCGTGCTGCCCAGGTTCGAGAACACCACGACCAGAAGGATGCGCGACACCGGGTTGCGCCACAGTCCCTTGGGAAACGCGGTCACCACCTCGGACATGCCCTCCAGGTCCGCCACCGTAGGCTTTTTGACCCACGCCTGGACGAACCCCGAAACCCAGCCCGCGGCGATGGTGGGGTTGAGGCTGGTGATGGGCGCGGCCAGGAACGCCGCCAGCACGGTGATCGGATGCCCCAGGGCCAGGGCCGCTCCCGCGGCCGCGAGCACGCCGTTCACCAGCACCCAGATGGAGATGGACTCCAGCGAATGGGCGGCGCCGGCGCTGTAGAACCCGTAGGCGATGATGGCCAGGATCAGGGCGGGCACCACCCACTTGATGCTCCTGGTCCAGAGCGATGGCTCCGGGACCTCTTCCAGGGCGTCGAGAGACTGTTCCCGTTCGATGGCGCGCGCGATCCCCGGGACGTGTCCCGCGCCCACCACGGCCACGACACGCGCGCCCGGGGCCTCGCGGATCTTCTGCGCCAGGTAGACGTCGCGCTCGTCGATGAGACTCTCCTTCACCGCCGGGAAGGCCCTCGCGAACTCCAACAGGACATCCTCCAGACGGTCCGCCTGCTTGAGGTCGTCCACCGCCTTCCTGTCGACCTCCGGCTCCGCCAGCGCGCTGCTCAGAAGCACGAACAGCACCTTGAGCTTGTTCCAGAGGCTCAGCCTCCTCCAGGTGCGCTTGAGGGTCACCTGGACGTCGCGGTCCGCCAGCACCAGGTCCGCACCCCGCTCCCGCGCAAGCCGCACCCCCTCCAGCATGTCCGCCCCAGGCCGCACCCCGAGCCGGTCCCCCATTCGCTTGTAGAACGCCGACATGATCAGGTGGCTCAAGAGCAGCGCCGCCTTGCCCTCCTTGATGACCTTGAAGACGTTCATCTTCTGCCACGCGTCGGGCCGGGTAAAGGACTCGTAGCGGGCCTGGCACAGCTCCACGCATATGGTGTCGGGGTCCACCTGCTCGACGGTCTCGCGCACGTCGTCGACGCTTTCCAGCGAGACATGCGCGGTGCCGACGAGGTAGACCTCCCGGCCCTGGGTGCTCAACCGCCGCGTATGCGCCGGAAGCCCGGCAGCGCCCGGGCCCTGTGCGGCATCGACTTCCACGCGGGTCAGACCTGAGCCACCGGGCCGTCGTAGTTCCTGAGCCAGCCGATGAACTGCACGATCTGGTCGACCATGTAGTCGTGGTAGGCCTTGCCCTTCTCGGGCGACGCCTTGATGGAGGGGCTGAAGGAGCCCGTGGGCACGATACGGCGCTGCTCCGTGCTGGTCCACGGGATGTCGATGACCTCGTGAGGTGCGTAGAAGAGGTCGCCGTGGGACCACGGCGAGAAGTTCTTGTCGAAGTCCACCTGCGACGTGGTCAGCTTCTCCTGCTTGACCAGGTGCGGGAACTTGTACCAGCACTCCGAGATCTCCAGCTCGCCGCTGTGGTGCTCCTTCGCTTCCTTGATCTCGTTGGCGATCTTCTTGGCGATCTTCACCGGGTCGATGACGGCGAAGAAGACCTCCGGCATCTCGTACTCGCGCAGGTTCTTGGTGGCCGCCAGCAGGCCCGGCAGGTTGGCGCCCTTGTGCCCGTTGATGATCAGGATCTTGCGGAACCCGTGCTTCGCCAGGCTGCGGCTCATGTCCTGGATCACCGCCATCAACGTCTCGGTACGGAGCGAGATGGTGCCCGGGAAACCCAGGTGGTGCGGCGAGTCGCCGAACCAGAGCGGCGGCGCGCACACCGTTCCGGTGGCGCGTGCCACGTCCTCCGCCAGTGCGATGGCGATGAGGCAGTCGAGGCCCAGGGGCCCGGCCGGGCCGTGCTCCTCGGTGCTGCCCACCGGGCAAATGATGATGTCGGAGTCCTCCAGGTAGGCCGCCACGTCCTCCCAGGTCAGCTCCTGGAGCCATACGGAACCGAGTTGCGCCGGCATTTCATCTCCTCCCGTCGTTCACTTGATGGCCAACGGATTCGTCGGCGACCCCACAGCGCCCGTGACCGGCAGCGCCGGGCCCACGAACATGAACTCGTAGCGGCCGTCGACCGCGCAGTCTTCCGCCAGCTCTTCCAGGTGGAAGATCTCCCCTACCGTGAGCCCCATGTTGGGGATGCTGACCCAGTGCCAGGGCTGGGTGGCGTCGCGGGTCTGGTTGGGCCGGACCTCCACGCCCCAGGTGTCCGTGGCCACGGCGGCCACCTCCCGGGCATGGAGCCAGTCCAGCGTATCGAACCCGAGTCCGGGGGCGTCCCCGCCGGGATAGCCGTCCCAGGATCCGGCGTCCAGCTTGGCCTTCATCTGTCCGGTGCGCACCAGCAGGTAGTCGCCGCGGCGCACCTCCACCTCCTGCGCCGCCATGGTCTTGTCCAAATCTTCGCTGGTGATGGCGTAGCCGTCCTCCAGCCAATCGCTTCCCTTGACCCGGGCCACGTCCAGCAGCACGCCGCGCCCCACCATCTTCTCCCGCGTCTTCTCGATGCCGTTCCTGGCGGCGCCGCCGGAGGTTACCAGCCGCACATCGTAGCCGTTGTACATGTAGTCGTCGTAGAAGATATGCGCCAGACCGTCCCACTGGGTGCCGGCCTGTAGCGGCATGATGATGATGTCGTCGGCGCCGCGGATGCGCCGGTGGTCGAGCACGCCCGAGTAGGCGTCCGTACCGGTGCGCAGCATCAGGTGGATGGGATTGAACCGGCCCATGGCCGGGTAGTTGCTCTTGCCGCTCTGCGGTCCGTCGGCGTCGTAGGCCAGGGCCAGCGAGAACACCCGCCCGCGGCGCACGAGTTGCGCCGCGGCGACGATGTCCTCGGGCGTGGTGAAGTTGAGCGTGCCGATCTCGTCGTCCTTGCCCCAGCGCCCCCAGTTGCGCAGCCGCTCCGCGGTCTCGCGGAGCCGTTTCATCGTCAGTTTTCGGCGTCTTCCGGTGGCCAAACCCAACCTCCTGAGGGACTCCCGGGTTGAAAGTCTTGCCGGGATTGCCTATGAAACTCCGTCATGTCGTCTTTCGCCGACAACGGCAAGGGCCGCAAAGTGATGCTCGGCTTCGTGGTGCGGCGTTGCGCCAGGGAGTTGGGCCACCATCCCACCCCGGACGAGTTCGCCCTCTGGGCCAACAACCAGAGGCGGGACGGGGAACGCTACCATATCTTCGGACAGGCCATCTCGGCCGAGGCCGCGAAGATCATGCTGCGCAGCCTCGACCGGCTCGTGACCGTCCGCTCGCCGGAAGTGATACTCGGACAGCGCGAAGCCTCCTGAGGCCTCGGGCTCCCTCCGTTCCGCGCCTTCAGGAAGCCTTCCTCGCAGCGTCGCTGATGTCCAGGTTGTAGAGCCGGGCGCCGTTGTCCCGCAGGATCTTGGTCTTGACGCTCTCGCTCAGGTCCGTGCGCTGCTTGAGGTAGTCGCTCGACAGCACCTCGCGGTCGCCGTGGGGCATGTCGGAGCCGTACACCACCTGCCCCTCTCCCACCAGCTCCACCACCTGCGGCAGCAACGAGTCCTCCACCTCCGCGCTCAGGTAGAGGTTGCCCTGCCGGACGTAATCCATGGGCGCCAGCTTGGCCTTGGGCACCGTGTCCGGAAGGATGTCGGCGAGGAAGTTGCCCGAGTGGCCGAAACGGTGGTCGAGCCGGTCGATCATGAAGTGGACCCACTGGCAGCCGGCCTCCAGGAATCCCACGCGCATGGTGGGGAACCGGTCCAGCAACCCGCTGTTGATCATGGACGAGAAGCCCAGGAGCACCGGCATCAGGAATGCGTTCACCGACGACGGATAGATGTGGGTGAACAGGCCGGTGATGGCCGGACAGGCCCAGCCCACGTGGATCGCCAAGGTCAGGTCCCGCTCCACCAGCGCCTCGTAAAACGGCAGGAAGGCGGGGTCGTCCAGCAGCCGGTCGCCGATGGTGCCCAGCACCATGACGGCGATGGCGCCCAGCTCGTGGGCTTCCTTCACCTGCGCCACCGCCCCTTCGACGTCGTCGAGGTTCACCACCGCCGCCCACTTCAGCCGCTCGTGGGCGCCGATCTGGTCGCCGAGGAAGCGGTTGTACGCGGTGCTCATGGCGGTCACGAGCGCCGGGTTCGCGGCCAGCGGATAGGCGAGGAAAAGGGTCGGATAGAGGACCTGCAGCGAGATCCCCTCCTTGTCCATGGCCTCGATGCGCTCCTTGACGCCGTGGATCTCCATGCTGCCGATGGTGTCGGACTTCTTCTGCGCGTGGGGCGTCTTCTTGCCATGGTAGCTCGCCGGGGTGCCGAGGTTGTGGGCGCCGCGCCCGACCCGGCGCGGGTACATCTGCTCCTCGATCATCCAGTAGACCATCTTGTCGATGGCCACCACCCGCGGCTTCTGGGCGCGAAACTCAGGGTCGAAGTACTTGTCGCTGAACGTGGTTTCGCTTTCCTCGACGTGTCCGTCGGCATCCACCAGGTACATGAGTCACCTCCGTCGGTTGGGCCGCGCCCTCCGGTCGTCCGCGAGCGCAACCTCTGAAGGTAGCCCAACCGATGGGGCAGTTCAAGGCTGAGACGCGTGGAACGGCGTGCGTTGACACCGTCGGGAAAAATCTCTAGGGTTCACAACTTTACCGGTGAGACACCGTATCACTGGACGAACTCCTGACAACCGACGAGGAGGGAATCATGGTCCGACTCATTGCAAGTTTTCTGACAGCCGCCATGACGCTGGCAGGCGCCGCCACGGTGCTGGCGCAGAACATGCCGGTGGTGCAGATGTCGTCGTTCGACAAGCCGTCCTTCGGCCACACGACGGCTTCGCTGATCGAGGCCAACGACTTCGACAAGAAGCACGGCATCGACATCCAGTGGGTCTTCAAGCAGGGACGCGCGGCCAACACGGACTTCGCCACGGGCAGGGACAAGATTACCATCGCCTCGGCGCTTCTGTCGGAAGCCAACCGCCGGCTCAAGGGCGTGAAATCGGTTTATCTGTTCAACGTGCTGAACGGCCACGGCGCGCTCTTGACCATGGACCCGGCCATCAACAGCGTGGCGGACCTCGAAGGCAAGAGCCTGGCGGCAGTCACGGTGACCACCAACTACGCCATGTTCCGGTACTTCGCCCAAAAGGCCGGCACCGACCTGAACAAGGTGTCGATCCAATCCACCAACACCGCGGGACTGGCCACCTTGCTCATGGCCAAGCGTGCCGACGCCATACACATCTGGGAGCCGAACTACTCCAGGATGCTGGTGACCAACCCCGGCAAGCTCAAGATGATCGAGTACTTCCACCAGTGGGAAGCCATCCACGGGGCGCCGCAAAGGGGCTTCCTGGGCGTGGCGGCCCATGAGGACTGGATCAACGCCAACAAGGAGCTGATCCCGAAGATCTACGCGGCCTTCGCGGAGCTGGCGAAGTGGCTGCCGACGCACCATGACGAGGCCGCCGCGATCATCGAGAAGGCGGCCGGCGTGCCCAAGGAGGCCTTCCTCATGGCCCTGAGCGCGGCGCGCTATCCCCTGGACGTGGTGCCCGCGGCGGAGATCGAAGGCAACATCAAGGCCCTCTTCCAGGCCGGCATCGACAGCGGCTACATGAAGCAGATGCCGGACGACGGCGTCCTCTACCGGGGCAAGGTCCGCTAGCGAGAGCCCCGCAACGCATCCGCTGGCATGGAATCCGAGGCAACCCGCACCGAGTTGTCACCGGCTCAGGCCCAGGAGGCGTGGCATGCGCGCCTCCTGAGCCTCATGACCGCCCGGAAAGAGCCGATCATTTCCTTCGGCGTGATCCTGGCGGCCTGGCAGATCGCTTCCTTCTTCCTGCCCCCCTACCTGGTTCCGGGCGTCGGCGCCATCCTCGCCGCTTTCATCGAGATCGTCGCGAGCCTCGCCTTGCTGGGGGACGTCCTCACCACCATGGGGCGCATCTTCCTGGGCCTCGTGCTGGCGTTCATCACCGGCACGATCCTCGGCGTCTTCATGGGCTTTACGGAGACGGTGGAGAAGTACACCCTGCCGGTGCTGCATTTCATCATGGGCATTCCGGCGCTCTCCTGGGTGGTGTTCGCCATCATCTGGTTCAGCCACGTGGAGACGCGCATCGCCTTCATCCTGCTGGCCGGCTGCCTGCCCAACTACGCCCTCATCATCCACGACGGCATCAAGAGCATCTCCAAGGAATACCTGGACATGCTGCGGGCCATGCGCCCGACGCGCAAACAGCTCTTCTCCAAGCTGATCCTGCCGGGCATGATCCCGGCCGTGCTGACTTCCTGGAAGGTCAACCTCGGGCTCGCCGCGCGCGTGGTCATCGTCGCCGAGCTGGTGGGCGCCAGCCGGGGCGTGGGCAACAAGCTGCTGCTGGCGCAGGAACTCTTCGAGATGCCCAAGGCCATCGCCTGGACGCTGGTGCTGGTGGCCTTCCTGCTCATCACCCAGTTCGTCATTCTCTTTCTGGAGCACAAGCTGCTGCGCTGGCGTCCGGCGAAGCAGGGAGGAATGGCAACGTGAGCACCGCCGAACCCGTCGTCCAAATGCAGGACGTGCAGATGGTCTTCACCTCGGTGGACGGCGACCGCTTCACCGCGGTGGAAGGGCTCGACCTGGAGGTGGGGAGCGGTGACGTCGTCGCCATCGTCGGCAAGACCGGCTGCGGCAAGTCCACCACGTTCAACCTGTTGCTGGGCCTGGAGCAGCCCACGTCGGGTTCCATCGCGCTCCTGGGACACGATCCCTACAGGGAATTCGACTGGTTCCGCTCCAAGCTGGGCGTCATCTTCCAGACCGACCGCCTGCTGCCCTGGCGCACCGCACTGGAGAACGCCCGGGTCGGGCTCGAGATCCTCGACTACAGCGAAAAGGAACAGAACGACATCGCCCTGCAGTGGCTGCACAAGCTGGAACTACAGGGCTTCGAGGACGCCTATCCCCACGAGCTGTCCGGCGGCATGCGCCAGCGCGTGGGCATGGCCCGGGCCTTCTGCCTCACGCCGGAGATCTTCTTCGCCGACGAGGCCTTCGGCCACCTGGACCAGTCCACCGCCCGGCGCCTGCGCGAGGTATTCCTGGAGCTCGTGAACGAGAGCCGGAAGACCTGCCTCCTCATCACCCACAACATCCATGAGGCGCTGGAGATCGGCTCCCGCCTGGTGATCCTCGGCAAGCCCGGCCGGGTCCTCGCCGACATGGAAACCCCCACCAACGCCACCCGCGCCGAGATGGCCGAGTTCGAGGACCGGGTCCTCGACATCATCGAAAGCAACGAAGTCGTCGGGTGAAGCGCTACGGTTTCTGGCTCCTTGCACTGGGATGGCTTCCGGCGGGGGTCATGCTCCAGGCGCTGTTCCGGTTCTTTCCGGGCGGGGGCGAGGGCTGGACTCCGGAGCTCATCCTCATGGCCGGCGTGATGATGATCCAGAGCCTGATTCCCGTGGCCGTCTGCGGCCTGCCGCTGGCGCTGGCCTGCCGGCGGATCTGGCGCATGGACTTTCACCGGACCGCCTGGAGCCTGGGTGTCGGCCTGGGCGCCGTCACCACGCTCGCAACGGTGCTCGCGGGTCTGCTGGGACCGTTGGCGATCCTCATTGCCGCGTTGGTGCTGAGCCTGCCGGCATGGGTCGTCGCCTTCCTGCTCGGGCGACGAAAGCGGGAGCGGAGTGGAACAAACGGTGTATAGGGGCGACCGACCGGTTACCCCTACCGCGTCTATCGCCGTTGCAGGTTCCTACCCCAGCATCCGGTCCGGCAGCCACAGGGAGATCTGCGGGAAGGCCACCAGGATAATGAGGGTGAACACGTCCATCAGGAAGAACGGCAGGATGCCCTTGAAGATCTCCTCGAGGCGCACCATGCCGTGGGCCGCGGCGTTCACGGTGTAGACGTTCATGCCCACCGGCGGCGTGATGAGGCCGATCTCCGAGGTCTTGATCACCAGCACGCCGAACCAGATGCCGCTGAAGCCCATCTGGATGATGATGGGGAAGACGATGGGCAGGGTGATGGCCATCATCGCGGCCGGGTCCATGAACATGCCCAGGAACACGTAGAGCAGGAGGAAGCCGGTCAGGACCAGGTGGCGCGGCATGCCGGAGCTCACCAGGTAGTCCGCCAACCGCGGGCCGACGTTGGTGATGGCAAGGAACCGGCTGAAGATGTAGGCGCCGATGATGATGGTGAAGAGCATCGTGGTGGAGGTGGCGGTGTCCAGCACGGTGTTCCGCAGCCTCTCGCGCGAGAAAGCGCCCTTGACGATCATGATCACGAACGCGCCGAAGGCGCCGAAGGCGCCCGCCTCCGTGGGCGTGGCGATGCCCAGGTAGATGGCGCCCATGACGACGATTGAGAGCGTGACGATGCCCCACACCCGGTACAGGGACAGGAGCTTCTCCCTCAATGGCGGCCTTTCCTCGAGGATGGGCGCAATCTCGGGCCGGAGCCGGACCCAGCATGAAATCATGCCCATGTAAATCAGCGCGGAGAGGACCCCCGGAATGAAGCCGGCGATGAGCAGCTTGCCGATGGACTGCTCCGTAATGATCCCGTAGATGATCATCAGGCCGCTGGGAGGAATCAGCGCTCCCAGCGTCCCAGAAGCCGCGATGGCGCCGGTGGCAAGCCGCTTGTCGTAGCCATACTTGGTCATTTCCGGCAGGGCCACCTGGGTGAAGGTGGCGGCCGTGGCCACGCTGGAGCCGCAGGCCGCGGCAAACGCGGCGCAACTCGCCGTGGTGGCCATGGCGAGGCCGCCGCGGACCCGTCCCAGCCACTTGTGAACCACCGAGTAGATATCCGCGCTCAAGCCGCCATAGTTGGCGAACTGCCCCATCAGGATAAAGACGGGGATGGCGAAGAACGTGAAGTTGGCCACCACCTTGTACGGGGTCGTCCGCAAGAGACCGATGCCGGCGGCCCAGCTGTCGGTGAGCACGACGAAGCCCAACACCCCGACCAGCCCCAGCGACACGGCCACGTGAAGGCCGCACAGGAGCAGGAAGATCAGGAGAAAGACGCTGATGATCGCCAGGAAGGTTGGGTCCATGTGATGTCTACCCCGGGGTTATGAGACTGCGAAAATGCTTCCAGGCGTCTCTCAACATCTGGATGGCGATGAGAGCGGCGCCGAACGGGATGGCGAGCTTGGGCGGGTAGACCGGAATCTGCACCAGTCCGTCGGACGCCTCGCGGTATTCCAGGGCGGAGAGCCCGGCATGCCACGACTGCCAGGCCATAAGCACGAAGAACACCGCCGCAATCAGGAGGACGAACACCGCGAGGCCGTCGCCGATCTTCCCCGGCAGCCGCTGGGTCACCAGCTCCACGCAGATGTGCCGCTTGGTGAGCTGGACATACGCCAGGCTGAAAAAGACCACGAACACGATGAGGAACTCGGTGAACTCCAGCGTCCCGGGGATCGGGCTCGAGAACACGTAGCGCCCGGTGACGTCCACCGTGATCAGCAGCATCATGAAAAACAGGACGTAGCCGCTGATCTCGTTCAGGAAGGTCATGAACCGGGTCATCCAGGTATGGTCGCCTTCCGGCGCCGCGAAACCCGGGGTTACGGCGGATTCAAGAGTATCCTTAGATGGTTCCAAGACAGCCTGACCCCTTGACGTTGCGCAGGGACGGCATCACCGCCGCCCCCGCAGCCGCGTGTTGTGGAGGGAGGGTTGCCCCCGCCCCATGACCGGTTTATTCGCCGCGGAAGACGGCCAGGGTCTTCTTGCCCGGCAGGCCCAGCTTCTCCATGCTGGCCACCCAGTCGCCGGCGATCTTCTTCACGCCCGGGCTGTTCTTCCACTTCTCCCTGTCCGAGGCGGAGAAGTCGACGATCTTGACGCCCTTGCCCGTCAGGTACTTCTGGAACTTGACGTCGTCGTCCTTCATGGCCTGGGCTTCCCACTTGCCGACCTTCTCACCCTCTTCCAGGAGGATCTTCTGGTGCTCCTTCGACAGGGAGTCCCACTTCCTCTTGTTGATGGTGAAGGTGTTGACGCCCGCGATGCAGCCCATCTCGATCTTGCTCATGTACTTGGCCACCTCGTAGGTCTTGAACCGCTGGGCCGCCTCGAAGGAGAGGATGCGCGCGTCGATGGTCTTGCGTTGCAGCGCCTCGTACATCTCGCCGCCGGTGGTGCTCACCGGAATCCCGCCCCCCGCCTTGATGGCCTTGGGCGCGATGCGGCCGAAGGTGCCGACCTTCTTGCCCTTGAGCTCCGCCAGGTTCGTGATGGGGTAGTGCGCCACGAGTTGGTAGCTCGCCGTGGCGGTCATACCCACCACCACGTGACCGAACTTGGCCAGCTCCGCGCTGGCCTCCGGGATCTGCGCGAGCACGCGCATGCCGCCGTCGCGCGACTGCACCGGATCACTCACGGCGAAGGGAAGCCCGCCGACCTGCAACAGCCGGATCTTGTCGGAGAAGTATCCGATGGCCAGATCCGCCATGTCGGACGTGCCCAACTGCACCGCCTCCAGGGCCTCCTTGGCGTGCACCAGCGAGTTGGCCCAGAAGATCTGCACCTCGATCTCGCCGTTGGTCCTCTTGGCCACGCCGTTCTTGAAATGCACCAGGTAGTCGGCGCGCGGAGTTCCCGGGCGCGCTGACTGCGTCGCTACCTTGAGGATGATCTTGGATTGGGCGTCCTCCGGGACTGTCAGCCCGGCGACGCACAGGACACCGGCCATCAGGAAGACCACTAACGATTTCGACATTGCCTTCATCTTCTCCCCTTTCTGATACAAACCTTGCCGTGACGCCGACGCATCATGGCCCTTAGTCGTCCGGGTGGGACACCCGGCCGGAATCACAGGTTGAAAAACCGCTTGGCGTTATCGCCCAGCACCGCCTGCTTGTCCTCCCTGGACATGTCGTCGCGTTCCACCACCTCCTCGATCTCGTGCTTGGCGGCCGGCAGGTCCACCTCGTGCGGATAGTCGGAGGCGTAGGCGAACGCCTCGATGCCCACCCTGCTCGCGACGTACGCGAGGGTCTCCTCGCTCCCCTCGCACCCCAGCAGGATTCGCCCGCCCTTGAGATACTCCACGGGACGCATCCTCGGCTGGTCCGCGGCGTCGAAGTAATTCTCGTCACGCACCATGCGGTCGATGAGGAAATCGAGCCAGCCGCAGCCGCCCTCCATGAACGCGGCCCGGAGCTTCGGATGCGCGTCGAAGACGCCGTGGTAAATGAACGAAACCAACGCGATCATCAACGGAACGGAATGGTGCAGGACGTGCGAACCCGTAAAGTTGGTGAACGTGTCCATTCCCATGCCCAGGTTGGAGCCGCCGTGAATGGCGATGGGCACGCCGAGTCGCTCGGCTTCCGCGTAGACCGGCCAGTAGCTCTGGTGGCCCAGATGGAGCGGCAGCCCCGTGGACGGCAGCATGCCGCCGACGAAGCCGAGCTTGTCCACCGCGCGCCGGAGCTCCTTCACGGCCTCGGGCACGTCCTGCATGGGCAGCAGCGCCACGGGCCGCAGCCGGTCGCTCACCTTGGCGAACTTCTCGTGGATGTAGTCGTTGTAGGCCTGGCAGACCTCTACCGCGTAACGGGGTATCTGGATCATGCCCACGGAGAGCCCTTCGGTGGTGAACAGGACGGTCTTGTCGATGCCAGCCTGCTCGAGAAAGGCGACCCAGTCCTCGCCGCTCCCCGGCATGTACTCGCTGGCGGTG
This region of Deltaproteobacteria bacterium genomic DNA includes:
- a CDS encoding TraB/GumN family protein; translated protein: MEVDAAQGPGAAGLPAHTRRLSTQGREVYLVGTAHVSLESVDDVRETVEQVDPDTICVELCQARYESFTRPDAWQKMNVFKVIKEGKAALLLSHLIMSAFYKRMGDRLGVRPGADMLEGVRLARERGADLVLADRDVQVTLKRTWRRLSLWNKLKVLFVLLSSALAEPEVDRKAVDDLKQADRLEDVLLEFARAFPAVKESLIDERDVYLAQKIREAPGARVVAVVGAGHVPGIARAIEREQSLDALEEVPEPSLWTRSIKWVVPALILAIIAYGFYSAGAAHSLESISIWVLVNGVLAAAGAALALGHPITVLAAFLAAPITSLNPTIAAGWVSGFVQAWVKKPTVADLEGMSEVVTAFPKGLWRNPVSRILLVVVFSNLGSTLGTFIGGSWIAARSF
- a CDS encoding creatininase family protein, which translates into the protein MPAQLGSVWLQELTWEDVAAYLEDSDIIICPVGSTEEHGPAGPLGLDCLIAIALAEDVARATGTVCAPPLWFGDSPHHLGFPGTISLRTETLMAVIQDMSRSLAKHGFRKILIINGHKGANLPGLLAATKNLREYEMPEVFFAVIDPVKIAKKIANEIKEAKEHHSGELEISECWYKFPHLVKQEKLTTSQVDFDKNFSPWSHGDLFYAPHEVIDIPWTSTEQRRIVPTGSFSPSIKASPEKGKAYHDYMVDQIVQFIGWLRNYDGPVAQV
- a CDS encoding cyclase family protein; translated protein: MKRLRETAERLRNWGRWGKDDEIGTLNFTTPEDIVAAAQLVRRGRVFSLALAYDADGPQSGKSNYPAMGRFNPIHLMLRTGTDAYSGVLDHRRIRGADDIIIMPLQAGTQWDGLAHIFYDDYMYNGYDVRLVTSGGAARNGIEKTREKMVGRGVLLDVARVKGSDWLEDGYAITSEDLDKTMAAQEVEVRRGDYLLVRTGQMKAKLDAGSWDGYPGGDAPGLGFDTLDWLHAREVAAVATDTWGVEVRPNQTRDATQPWHWVSIPNMGLTVGEIFHLEELAEDCAVDGRYEFMFVGPALPVTGAVGSPTNPLAIK
- a CDS encoding amidohydrolase family protein translates to MYLVDADGHVEESETTFSDKYFDPEFRAQKPRVVAIDKMVYWMIEEQMYPRRVGRGAHNLGTPASYHGKKTPHAQKKSDTIGSMEIHGVKERIEAMDKEGISLQVLYPTLFLAYPLAANPALVTAMSTAYNRFLGDQIGAHERLKWAAVVNLDDVEGAVAQVKEAHELGAIAVMVLGTIGDRLLDDPAFLPFYEALVERDLTLAIHVGWACPAITGLFTHIYPSSVNAFLMPVLLGFSSMINSGLLDRFPTMRVGFLEAGCQWVHFMIDRLDHRFGHSGNFLADILPDTVPKAKLAPMDYVRQGNLYLSAEVEDSLLPQVVELVGEGQVVYGSDMPHGDREVLSSDYLKQRTDLSESVKTKILRDNGARLYNLDISDAARKAS
- a CDS encoding ABC transporter substrate-binding protein, whose protein sequence is MVRLIASFLTAAMTLAGAATVLAQNMPVVQMSSFDKPSFGHTTASLIEANDFDKKHGIDIQWVFKQGRAANTDFATGRDKITIASALLSEANRRLKGVKSVYLFNVLNGHGALLTMDPAINSVADLEGKSLAAVTVTTNYAMFRYFAQKAGTDLNKVSIQSTNTAGLATLLMAKRADAIHIWEPNYSRMLVTNPGKLKMIEYFHQWEAIHGAPQRGFLGVAAHEDWINANKELIPKIYAAFAELAKWLPTHHDEAAAIIEKAAGVPKEAFLMALSAARYPLDVVPAAEIEGNIKALFQAGIDSGYMKQMPDDGVLYRGKVR
- a CDS encoding ABC transporter permease is translated as MESEATRTELSPAQAQEAWHARLLSLMTARKEPIISFGVILAAWQIASFFLPPYLVPGVGAILAAFIEIVASLALLGDVLTTMGRIFLGLVLAFITGTILGVFMGFTETVEKYTLPVLHFIMGIPALSWVVFAIIWFSHVETRIAFILLAGCLPNYALIIHDGIKSISKEYLDMLRAMRPTRKQLFSKLILPGMIPAVLTSWKVNLGLAARVVIVAELVGASRGVGNKLLLAQELFEMPKAIAWTLVLVAFLLITQFVILFLEHKLLRWRPAKQGGMAT
- a CDS encoding ATP-binding cassette domain-containing protein: MSTAEPVVQMQDVQMVFTSVDGDRFTAVEGLDLEVGSGDVVAIVGKTGCGKSTTFNLLLGLEQPTSGSIALLGHDPYREFDWFRSKLGVIFQTDRLLPWRTALENARVGLEILDYSEKEQNDIALQWLHKLELQGFEDAYPHELSGGMRQRVGMARAFCLTPEIFFADEAFGHLDQSTARRLREVFLELVNESRKTCLLITHNIHEALEIGSRLVILGKPGRVLADMETPTNATRAEMAEFEDRVLDIIESNEVVG
- a CDS encoding TRAP transporter large permease codes for the protein MDPTFLAIISVFLLIFLLLCGLHVAVSLGLVGVLGFVVLTDSWAAGIGLLRTTPYKVVANFTFFAIPVFILMGQFANYGGLSADIYSVVHKWLGRVRGGLAMATTASCAAFAAACGSSVATAATFTQVALPEMTKYGYDKRLATGAIAASGTLGALIPPSGLMIIYGIITEQSIGKLLIAGFIPGVLSALIYMGMISCWVRLRPEIAPILEERPPLREKLLSLYRVWGIVTLSIVVMGAIYLGIATPTEAGAFGAFGAFVIMIVKGAFSRERLRNTVLDTATSTTMLFTIIIGAYIFSRFLAITNVGPRLADYLVSSGMPRHLVLTGFLLLYVFLGMFMDPAAMMAITLPIVFPIIIQMGFSGIWFGVLVIKTSEIGLITPPVGMNVYTVNAAAHGMVRLEEIFKGILPFFLMDVFTLIILVAFPQISLWLPDRMLG
- a CDS encoding TRAP transporter small permease yields the protein MTFLNEISGYVLFFMMLLITVDVTGRYVFSSPIPGTLEFTEFLIVFVVFFSLAYVQLTKRHICVELVTQRLPGKIGDGLAVFVLLIAAVFFVLMAWQSWHAGLSALEYREASDGLVQIPVYPPKLAIPFGAALIAIQMLRDAWKHFRSLITPG
- the dctP gene encoding TRAP transporter substrate-binding protein DctP; this encodes MSKSLVVFLMAGVLCVAGLTVPEDAQSKIILKVATQSARPGTPRADYLVHFKNGVAKRTNGEIEVQIFWANSLVHAKEALEAVQLGTSDMADLAIGYFSDKIRLLQVGGLPFAVSDPVQSRDGGMRVLAQIPEASAELAKFGHVVVGMTATASYQLVAHYPITNLAELKGKKVGTFGRIAPKAIKAGGGIPVSTTGGEMYEALQRKTIDARILSFEAAQRFKTYEVAKYMSKIEMGCIAGVNTFTINKRKWDSLSKEHQKILLEEGEKVGKWEAQAMKDDDVKFQKYLTGKGVKIVDFSASDREKWKNSPGVKKIAGDWVASMEKLGLPGKKTLAVFRGE
- a CDS encoding amidohydrolase family protein, which gives rise to MSYDDYSVVDCDGHVVEWVPDMADYMSDRIRMQATNPARDRQGVFPSIDGMHFALHAGTTGNERVTASEYMPGSGEDWVAFLEQAGIDKTVLFTTEGLSVGMIQIPRYAVEVCQAYNDYIHEKFAKVSDRLRPVALLPMQDVPEAVKELRRAVDKLGFVGGMLPSTGLPLHLGHQSYWPVYAEAERLGVPIAIHGGSNLGMGMDTFTNFTGSHVLHHSVPLMIALVSFIYHGVFDAHPKLRAAFMEGGCGWLDFLIDRMVRDENYFDAADQPRMRPVEYLKGGRILLGCEGSEETLAYVASRVGIEAFAYASDYPHEVDLPAAKHEIEEVVERDDMSREDKQAVLGDNAKRFFNL